One Phaenicophaeus curvirostris isolate KB17595 unplaced genomic scaffold, BPBGC_Pcur_1.0 scaffold_442, whole genome shotgun sequence DNA window includes the following coding sequences:
- the CD2BP2 gene encoding CD2 antigen cytoplasmic tail-binding protein 2 has translation MAKRPLPRWDEEEGGEGDEPPLPPRKRAAGGGGPGSRFPGQASLDSSEEEEEEEEEELGLWGGLEGQEASPEEAALGEGPVPLTPFNLEEELGEGRFDPHGHYLPRGGGPPRDPWLEAIEGLPIRPPRVPRREQEEGEEQEPPPLRELLLGALELLGPGESVGGALRRLGGRGQGERGRGQRERGRGQSLQREGGEGAEGRGPEAEGRGPEAEGRGPEAEGRGLEAEGSRRPQPGLGGNRGRGRGEWRPRPPAPPELEALSALADGLVAHGLFGIFQETRERLERRLRGLRDGGDPNGGRGGQRDPEEEEEEDEEEEGPVLWELQWGEGAGEPGIFGPFSSSQMQEWAEQGYFRGGARCRRLPQGPFYDCARVDFQLYT, from the exons ATGGCGAAGCGGCCGCTGCCGCGCTGGGacgaggaggaggggggggagggggacgaGCCGCCCCTCCCCCCGCGCAagagg gcggcgggggggggcggccccggcaGCCGCTTCCCCGGGCAGGCGTCCCTGGACAGCAgcgaagaggaggaggaggaggaggaggaagagctcGGCCTCTGGGGGGGCCTGGAGG ggcagGAGGCGTCCCCCGAGGAGGCGGCGCTGGGGGAGGGGCCGGTGCCCCTGACCCCCTTCAacctggaggaggagctgggggaggggCGCTTCGACCCCCACGGGCACTACCtgccgcgggggggggggccgccCCGGGACCCCTGGCTGGAGGCCATCGAGGGG CTGCCGATCCGGCCCCCCCGGGTCCCTCGtcgggagcaggaggagggggaggagcaggagccgccgccgctgcgggagctgctgctgggggcgctggagctgctggggccGGGGGAGAGCGTGGGGGGGGCCCTGCGGCGCctgggggggcggggccaaggggagagggggcggggccaaagggagagggggcggggccaaagCCTCCAGCGAGAGGGAGGTGAAGGGGCCGAGGGGCGTGGCCCGGAAGCCGAGGGGCGTGGCCCGGAAGCCGAGGGGCGTGGCCCGGAAGCCGAGGGGCGTGGCCTAGAGGCCGAGGGGTCTCGGCGCCCCCAGCCCGGGTTGGGGGGCAATAGGGGCAGGGGGCGTGGCGAGtggaggccccgccccccggcgcCCCCCGAGCTGGAGGCGCTGTCGGCGCTGGCCGACGGGCTGGTGGCCCACGGGCTCTTCGGGATCTTCCAGGAGACCCGCGAGCGGCTggagaggcggctgagggggctgcgggacgggggggaccccaacggggggcggggggggcagcgggaccccgaggaggaggaggaagaggacgaggaggaggaag GCCCGGTGCTGTGGGAGCTGCaatggggggagggggcgggcgAGCCTGGAATCTTCggccccttcagcagcagccaaatGCAG GAATGGGCGGAGCAGGGGTATTTTCGGGGGGGGGCGCGGTGCCGCCGCCTCCCCCAGGGCCCCTTCTACGACTGCGCCCGCGTCGACTTCCAGCTCTACACGTag
- the LOC138735096 gene encoding TBC1 domain family member 10B-like isoform X1 produces the protein MEPKPPTASVVATSEPTETPTPSAVATSVPEPPVASTLAPSEPTETPTPSVVAPSEPTETPATSTSTVSVPEPTSASTPAASVRLTVASEAAKPTATSTSSVSESTETPPTSTVATSVPESTTTPTSIISESMETPPTSTVATSKPTETPPTSTSTVSVPDPTSPAAVWGSPGERSLLGANGPGRGSQGSLEPGDLDSVSVLSGTLESLASSFPDDVSSMGSDSEVAAPSYRRTDRYGFLGGSQYSEAPESSVPVDVARQRELKWLEMFNHWDKWLTRRYQKVKLRCRKGIPSSLRARAWQLLSDSKSRLEQNPGLFQELERQAGEPRWLDAIEKDLHRQFPFHEMFAARGGHGQQDLYRILKAYTVLRPHEGYCQAQAPVAAVLLMQMPAEQAFWCLVQICDKYLPGYYSAGLEALQLDGEVFGALLRRAAPAAHRHLRRLRVEPLLYLTEWFMCLFARSLPWAAVLRVWDMFFCEGVKVLFRVGLVLLRQALGSADKLRSCPGLYETLERLRSVPPPGLHEDNLVLQVSSVPLSESLLERETWRQLRRRLEARGEPPRAPPPRLHGARAIHAQRLRGEQLQERTRGQAPVDTP, from the exons ATGGAGCCAAAGCCTCCCACAGCCTCTGTGGTGGCCACCTCGGAGCCAACGGAGACCCCCACGCCCTCAGCGGTGGCCACCTCAGTGCCAGAGCCACCCGTGGCCTCCACGTTGGCCCCCTCGGAGCCAACAGAGACCCCCACGCCCTCTGTGGTGGCCCCCTCGGAGCCAACGGAGACCCCCGCGACCTCCACGTCCACCGTCTCAGTGCCGGAACCCACCAGCGCCTCGACGCCGGCCGCCTCGGTGAGGCTGACGGTCGCCTCGGAGGCTGCGAAGCCCACAGCGACGTCGACGTCGTCCGTCTCGGAGTCAACGGAGACTCCTCCAACCTCAACAGTGGCCACCTCAGTGCCGGAATCCACCACCACGCCGACGTCGATCATCTCGGAGTCAATGGAGACTCCTCCGACCTCAACGGTGGCCACCTCGAAGCCAACAGAGACCCCTCCAACCTCCACGTCCACCGTCTCGGTGCCGGACCCCACCTCTCCGGCGGCCGTTTGGGGCTCTCCGGGCGAGCGGAGCCTGTTGGGAGCCaacgggccgggccggggctcGCAGGGCAGCCTGGAGCCGGGGGACCTGGACTCGGTGAGCGTCTTGTCGGGGACGCTGGAGTCCTTGGCCAGCTCCTTCCCCGACGACGTCAGCTCCATGGGCTCCGATTCCGAGGTGGCGGCGCCGTCCTATCGCCGCACCGACCGCTACGGCTTCCTGGGGGGCAGCCAGTACAGCGAGGCGCC GGAGAGCTCGGTGCCCGTGGACGTCGCGCGGCAGCGGGAGCTGAAGTGGCTGGAGATGTTCAACCACTGGGACAAGTGGCTGACCCGTCGCTACCAGAAG GTGAAGCTGCGGTGCCGCAAGGGGATCCCCTCGTCGCTGCGGGCCCGGGCCTGGCAGCTCCTCTCCGACAGCAAATCCCGCCTGGAGCAGAACCCGGGGCTCTTCCAG gagctggagcgCCAGGCCGGGGAGCCGCGCTGGCTGGACGCCATCGAGAAGGACCTTCACCGGCAGTTCCCCTTCCACGAGATGTTCGCCGCCCGCGGGGGACACGG GCAGCAGGACCTGTACCGCATCCTCAAGGCCTACACGGTGCTGCGGCCCCACGAGGGCTACTGCCAGGCCCAGGCCCCGGTGGCCGCCGTCCTCCTCATGCAGATGCCCGCCGAG CAAGCCTTCTGGTGCCTCGTGCAGATCTGCGACAAGTACCTGCCCGGCTACTACAGCGCCGGGCTG GAGGCGCTGCAGCTGGACGGGGAGGTCTTCGGGGCGCTGCTGCGGCGGGCGGCGCCGGCCGCTCACCGGCACCTGCGGCGCCTGCGGGTGGAGCCGCTGCTCTACCTCACCGAGTGGTTCATGTGCCTCTTCGCCCGCAGCCTCCCCTGGGCGGCCGTGCTGCGCGTCTGGGACATGTTCTTCTGCGAGG GGGTGAAGGTCCTGTTCCGGGTGGGGCTGGTTCTCCTGCGCCAGGCGCTGGGCTCGGCCGACAAGCTCCGCAGCTGCCCCGGGCTGTACGAGACCCTCGAGCGGCTGCGCAGCGTCCCCCCCCCCGGCCTCCACGAGGACAACCTGGTGCTGCAG GTGTCCTCGGTGCCGCTCTCCGAGTCCCTCCTGGAGCGCGAGACGTGGCGGCAGCTGCGACGCCGGCTGGAGGCGCGAGGGGAGCCCCCCCGGGCGCCGCCCCCCCGGCTGCACGGGGCGCGAGCCATCCACGCCCAGCGGCTGCGCGGGGAG cagctccaggaaaggaCCCGTGGCCAAGCTCCGGTTGACACCCCGTGA
- the LOC138735096 gene encoding TBC1 domain family member 10B-like isoform X2: MEPKPPTASVVATSEPTETPTPSAVATSVPEPPVASTLAPSEPTETPTPSVVAPSEPTETPATSTSTVSVPEPTSASTPAASVRLTVASEAAKPTATSTSSVSESTETPPTSTVATSVPESTTTPTSIISESMETPPTSTVATSKPTETPPTSTSTVSVPDPTSPAAVWGSPGERSLLGANGPGRGSQGSLEPGDLDSVSVLSGTLESLASSFPDDVSSMGSDSEVAAPSYRRTDRYGFLGGSQYSEAPESSVPVDVARQRELKWLEMFNHWDKWLTRRYQKVKLRCRKGIPSSLRARAWQLLSDSKSRLEQNPGLFQELERQAGEPRWLDAIEKDLHRQFPFHEMFAARGGHGQQDLYRILKAYTVLRPHEGYCQAQAPVAAVLLMQMPAEQAFWCLVQICDKYLPGYYSAGLEALQLDGEVFGALLRRAAPAAHRHLRRLRVEPLLYLTEWFMCLFARSLPWAAVLRVWDMFFCEGVKVLFRVGLVLLRQALGSADKLRSCPGLYETLERLRSVPPPGLHEDNLVLQVSSVPLSESLLERETWRQLRRRLEARGEPPRAPPPRLHGARAIHAQRLRGELQERTRGQAPVDTP, translated from the exons ATGGAGCCAAAGCCTCCCACAGCCTCTGTGGTGGCCACCTCGGAGCCAACGGAGACCCCCACGCCCTCAGCGGTGGCCACCTCAGTGCCAGAGCCACCCGTGGCCTCCACGTTGGCCCCCTCGGAGCCAACAGAGACCCCCACGCCCTCTGTGGTGGCCCCCTCGGAGCCAACGGAGACCCCCGCGACCTCCACGTCCACCGTCTCAGTGCCGGAACCCACCAGCGCCTCGACGCCGGCCGCCTCGGTGAGGCTGACGGTCGCCTCGGAGGCTGCGAAGCCCACAGCGACGTCGACGTCGTCCGTCTCGGAGTCAACGGAGACTCCTCCAACCTCAACAGTGGCCACCTCAGTGCCGGAATCCACCACCACGCCGACGTCGATCATCTCGGAGTCAATGGAGACTCCTCCGACCTCAACGGTGGCCACCTCGAAGCCAACAGAGACCCCTCCAACCTCCACGTCCACCGTCTCGGTGCCGGACCCCACCTCTCCGGCGGCCGTTTGGGGCTCTCCGGGCGAGCGGAGCCTGTTGGGAGCCaacgggccgggccggggctcGCAGGGCAGCCTGGAGCCGGGGGACCTGGACTCGGTGAGCGTCTTGTCGGGGACGCTGGAGTCCTTGGCCAGCTCCTTCCCCGACGACGTCAGCTCCATGGGCTCCGATTCCGAGGTGGCGGCGCCGTCCTATCGCCGCACCGACCGCTACGGCTTCCTGGGGGGCAGCCAGTACAGCGAGGCGCC GGAGAGCTCGGTGCCCGTGGACGTCGCGCGGCAGCGGGAGCTGAAGTGGCTGGAGATGTTCAACCACTGGGACAAGTGGCTGACCCGTCGCTACCAGAAG GTGAAGCTGCGGTGCCGCAAGGGGATCCCCTCGTCGCTGCGGGCCCGGGCCTGGCAGCTCCTCTCCGACAGCAAATCCCGCCTGGAGCAGAACCCGGGGCTCTTCCAG gagctggagcgCCAGGCCGGGGAGCCGCGCTGGCTGGACGCCATCGAGAAGGACCTTCACCGGCAGTTCCCCTTCCACGAGATGTTCGCCGCCCGCGGGGGACACGG GCAGCAGGACCTGTACCGCATCCTCAAGGCCTACACGGTGCTGCGGCCCCACGAGGGCTACTGCCAGGCCCAGGCCCCGGTGGCCGCCGTCCTCCTCATGCAGATGCCCGCCGAG CAAGCCTTCTGGTGCCTCGTGCAGATCTGCGACAAGTACCTGCCCGGCTACTACAGCGCCGGGCTG GAGGCGCTGCAGCTGGACGGGGAGGTCTTCGGGGCGCTGCTGCGGCGGGCGGCGCCGGCCGCTCACCGGCACCTGCGGCGCCTGCGGGTGGAGCCGCTGCTCTACCTCACCGAGTGGTTCATGTGCCTCTTCGCCCGCAGCCTCCCCTGGGCGGCCGTGCTGCGCGTCTGGGACATGTTCTTCTGCGAGG GGGTGAAGGTCCTGTTCCGGGTGGGGCTGGTTCTCCTGCGCCAGGCGCTGGGCTCGGCCGACAAGCTCCGCAGCTGCCCCGGGCTGTACGAGACCCTCGAGCGGCTGCGCAGCGTCCCCCCCCCCGGCCTCCACGAGGACAACCTGGTGCTGCAG GTGTCCTCGGTGCCGCTCTCCGAGTCCCTCCTGGAGCGCGAGACGTGGCGGCAGCTGCGACGCCGGCTGGAGGCGCGAGGGGAGCCCCCCCGGGCGCCGCCCCCCCGGCTGCACGGGGCGCGAGCCATCCACGCCCAGCGGCTGCGCGGGGAG ctccaggaaaggaCCCGTGGCCAAGCTCCGGTTGACACCCCGTGA
- the LOC138735098 gene encoding elongin-B-like, whose translation MDVFLMIRRHKTTIFTDAKESSTVLELKRIVEGILKRPPEEQRLYKEEQLLEDAQTLGDCGFTSQTARPQAPATVGLALRCPGSGFEALRIDPFSSPPELPDVMKPQEGGGGAPEPPLS comes from the exons ATG GATGTGTTCCTCATGATCCGGCGCCACAAGACGACCATCTTCACCGACGCCAAGGAGTCGAGCACCGTCCTGGAGCTGAAGCGCATCGTGGAGGGGATCCTTAAGCGGCCGCCCGAGGAGCAGCGACTCTACAAG gaggagcagctgctggaggacgCTCAGACCCTCGGCGACTGCGGCTTCACGAGCCAGACGGCGCGGCCGCAGGCCCCGGCCACCGTGGGGCTGGCGCTGCGCTGCCCAG GGTCCGGCTTCGAGGCGCTGCGCATCGACCCCTTCTCGTCGCCCCCCGAGCTCCCCGACGTGATGAAGCCCCAggagggcggcggcggcgccccgGAGCCCCCCCTGTCCTGA